One genomic segment of Ricinus communis isolate WT05 ecotype wild-type chromosome 5, ASM1957865v1, whole genome shotgun sequence includes these proteins:
- the LOC8271769 gene encoding protoporphyrinogen oxidase 2, chloroplastic/mitochondrial isoform X3, producing MSSVIKEDRNPSHVKRVAVVGAGVSGLAAAYKLKSHGLKVTVFEAEERAGGKLRSVNHDGLIWDEGANTMTESEMEVKSLIGNLGIREKQQFPISQNKRYIVRNGKPILIPTNPIALITSNILSAQSKFQIILEPFLWKKRESSETHNAYTEESVGEFFQRHFGKEVVDYLIDPFVAGTSAGDPESLSVCHSFPELWNLEKRFGSIIAGVVQAKLSTKRGKSQETKGSLVKKKQQRGSFSFFGGMQTLTDTLCKALAKDELRLESKVFSLSYNPDSKSAVENWSLSYAFKGAKHLQNSSYDAIVMTVSYMPLSVVITTFKKDNVKSPLEGFGVLVPSKEQQNGLKTLGTLFSSMMFPDRAPNDLYLYTTFVGGSRNKELAKASTYNRDDLKQIVTSDLRQLLGAEGEPTFVNHFYWSKAFPLYGRNYDAVLEAIDTMEKDLPGFFYAGNHKGGLSVGKAIASGCKAADLVISYLESSSDDKMLKEGPSN from the exons ATGTCTTCAGTTATCAAAGAAGACAGAAACCCAA GTCATGTTAAAAGAGTAGCTGTTGTAGGTGCTGGGGTTAG TGGGCTTGCTGCAGCTTACAAACTGAAATCACATGGCTTGAAAGTTACAGTATTTGAAGCTGAAGAAAGAGCTGGAGGGAAGCTGAGAAGCGTTAACCATGATGGTTTAATTTGGGATGAAGGTGCAAATACCATG ACTGAGAGTGAAATGGAGGTCAAAAGTTTAATTGGCAATCTTGGGATTCGTGAAAAGCAACAATTT CCGATTTCACAGAACAAAAGGTATATTGTAAGAAATGGGAAGCCAATATTA ATACCCACAAATCCCATCGCACTGATCACCAGCAACATTCTCTCTGCACAGTCAAAG TTTCAAATCATTCTGGAGCCATTTTTGTGGAAGAAACGTGAATCTTCAGAAACGCACAATGCTTATACTGAGGAAAG TGTTGGTGAGTTTTTCCAACGTCATTTTGGTAAAGAG GTTGTTGATTATCTTATTGACCCTTTTGTTGCGGGCACTAGTGCTGGAGATCCTGAATCTCTTTCT GTATGCCATTCTTTTCCAGAGCTATGGAATCTGGAGAAACG ATTTGGATCTATTATAGCTGGGGTAGTTCAGGCAAAATTATCTACCAAAAGAGGGAAGAGCCAAGAAACCAAAGGATCATTGGTAAAGAAGAAGCAGCAGCGTGGttcattctctttttttggTGGAATGCAG ACGCTAACTGATACATTGTGCAAAGCACTTGCGAAGGATGAGCTTAGATTAGAATCAAAGGTCTTCTCTTTGTCTTACAATCCTGATTCTAAGTCAGCAGTAGAGAATTGGTCACTTTCTTATGCTTTTAAGGGCGCCAAGCATTTGCAAAACTCATCTTATGATGCTATTGTCATGACG GTGAGTTATATGCCGCTATCAGTTGTTATTACCACTTTTAAGAAGGATAATGTCAAGAGCCCCCTTGAAGGCTTTGGAGTTCTTGTTCCTTCTAAGGAGCAACAGAATGGTCTAAAAACCCTTG GTACACTCTTTTCCTCTATGATGTTTCCAGATCGTGCACCCAATGATCTGTATCTCTATACAACCTTTGTTGGAGGGAGTCGAAACAAGGAACTGGCAAAAGCTTCAACGTATAA cagggATGATCTGAAGCAGATTGTTACCTCCGACCTTAGGCAATTGCTAGGAGCAGAAGGCGAGCCCACATTTGTTAA TCATTTCTACTGGAGTAAAGCATTTCCATTATATGGGAGGAACTATGATGCAGTACTTGAAGCCATTGATACGATGGAAAAAGATCTTCCTGGATTCTTCTATGCAG GTAACCACAAAGGTGGACTATCGGTTGGCAAAGCAATAGCCTCTGGATGCAAAGCAGCTGATCTTGTAATATCCTATTTGGAATCTTCTTCAGATGACAAGATGCTGAAGGAAGGGCCATCAAATTAG
- the LOC8271769 gene encoding protoporphyrinogen oxidase 2, chloroplastic/mitochondrial isoform X5 gives MKTESEMEVKSLIGNLGIREKQQFPISQNKRYIVRNGKPILIPTNPIALITSNILSAQSKFQIILEPFLWKKRESSETHNAYTEESVGEFFQRHFGKEVVDYLIDPFVAGTSAGDPESLSVCHSFPELWNLEKRFGSIIAGVVQAKLSTKRGKSQETKGSLVKKKQQRGSFSFFGGMQTLTDTLCKALAKDELRLESKVFSLSYNPDSKSAVENWSLSYAFKGAKHLQNSSYDAIVMTAPLCNVKEMKITKNRNIFSLNFLPEVSYMPLSVVITTFKKDNVKSPLEGFGVLVPSKEQQNGLKTLGTLFSSMMFPDRAPNDLYLYTTFVGGSRNKELAKASTYNRDDLKQIVTSDLRQLLGAEGEPTFVNHFYWSKAFPLYGRNYDAVLEAIDTMEKDLPGFFYAGNHKGGLSVGKAIASGCKAADLVISYLESSSDDKMLKEGPSN, from the exons ATGAAG ACTGAGAGTGAAATGGAGGTCAAAAGTTTAATTGGCAATCTTGGGATTCGTGAAAAGCAACAATTT CCGATTTCACAGAACAAAAGGTATATTGTAAGAAATGGGAAGCCAATATTA ATACCCACAAATCCCATCGCACTGATCACCAGCAACATTCTCTCTGCACAGTCAAAG TTTCAAATCATTCTGGAGCCATTTTTGTGGAAGAAACGTGAATCTTCAGAAACGCACAATGCTTATACTGAGGAAAG TGTTGGTGAGTTTTTCCAACGTCATTTTGGTAAAGAG GTTGTTGATTATCTTATTGACCCTTTTGTTGCGGGCACTAGTGCTGGAGATCCTGAATCTCTTTCT GTATGCCATTCTTTTCCAGAGCTATGGAATCTGGAGAAACG ATTTGGATCTATTATAGCTGGGGTAGTTCAGGCAAAATTATCTACCAAAAGAGGGAAGAGCCAAGAAACCAAAGGATCATTGGTAAAGAAGAAGCAGCAGCGTGGttcattctctttttttggTGGAATGCAG ACGCTAACTGATACATTGTGCAAAGCACTTGCGAAGGATGAGCTTAGATTAGAATCAAAGGTCTTCTCTTTGTCTTACAATCCTGATTCTAAGTCAGCAGTAGAGAATTGGTCACTTTCTTATGCTTTTAAGGGCGCCAAGCATTTGCAAAACTCATCTTATGATGCTATTGTCATGACG GCACCATTGTGCAATGTTAAAGAAATGAAGATCACAAAAAACAGAAATATCTTTTCACTGAATTTTCTTCCTGAG GTGAGTTATATGCCGCTATCAGTTGTTATTACCACTTTTAAGAAGGATAATGTCAAGAGCCCCCTTGAAGGCTTTGGAGTTCTTGTTCCTTCTAAGGAGCAACAGAATGGTCTAAAAACCCTTG GTACACTCTTTTCCTCTATGATGTTTCCAGATCGTGCACCCAATGATCTGTATCTCTATACAACCTTTGTTGGAGGGAGTCGAAACAAGGAACTGGCAAAAGCTTCAACGTATAA cagggATGATCTGAAGCAGATTGTTACCTCCGACCTTAGGCAATTGCTAGGAGCAGAAGGCGAGCCCACATTTGTTAA TCATTTCTACTGGAGTAAAGCATTTCCATTATATGGGAGGAACTATGATGCAGTACTTGAAGCCATTGATACGATGGAAAAAGATCTTCCTGGATTCTTCTATGCAG GTAACCACAAAGGTGGACTATCGGTTGGCAAAGCAATAGCCTCTGGATGCAAAGCAGCTGATCTTGTAATATCCTATTTGGAATCTTCTTCAGATGACAAGATGCTGAAGGAAGGGCCATCAAATTAG
- the LOC8271769 gene encoding protoporphyrinogen oxidase 2, chloroplastic/mitochondrial isoform X1, whose translation MSSVIKEDRNPSHVKRVAVVGAGVSGLAAAYKLKSHGLKVTVFEAEERAGGKLRSVNHDGLIWDEGANTMTESEMEVKSLIGNLGIREKQQFPISQNKRYIVRNGKPILIPTNPIALITSNILSAQSKFQIILEPFLWKKRESSETHNAYTEESVGEFFQRHFGKEVVDYLIDPFVAGTSAGDPESLSVCHSFPELWNLEKRFGSIIAGVVQAKLSTKRGKSQETKGSLVKKKQQRGSFSFFGGMQTLTDTLCKALAKDELRLESKVFSLSYNPDSKSAVENWSLSYAFKGAKHLQNSSYDAIVMTAPLCNVKEMKITKNRNIFSLNFLPEVSYMPLSVVITTFKKDNVKSPLEGFGVLVPSKEQQNGLKTLGTLFSSMMFPDRAPNDLYLYTTFVGGSRNKELAKASTYNRDDLKQIVTSDLRQLLGAEGEPTFVNHFYWSKAFPLYGRNYDAVLEAIDTMEKDLPGFFYAGNHKGGLSVGKAIASGCKAADLVISYLESSSDDKMLKEGPSN comes from the exons ATGTCTTCAGTTATCAAAGAAGACAGAAACCCAA GTCATGTTAAAAGAGTAGCTGTTGTAGGTGCTGGGGTTAG TGGGCTTGCTGCAGCTTACAAACTGAAATCACATGGCTTGAAAGTTACAGTATTTGAAGCTGAAGAAAGAGCTGGAGGGAAGCTGAGAAGCGTTAACCATGATGGTTTAATTTGGGATGAAGGTGCAAATACCATG ACTGAGAGTGAAATGGAGGTCAAAAGTTTAATTGGCAATCTTGGGATTCGTGAAAAGCAACAATTT CCGATTTCACAGAACAAAAGGTATATTGTAAGAAATGGGAAGCCAATATTA ATACCCACAAATCCCATCGCACTGATCACCAGCAACATTCTCTCTGCACAGTCAAAG TTTCAAATCATTCTGGAGCCATTTTTGTGGAAGAAACGTGAATCTTCAGAAACGCACAATGCTTATACTGAGGAAAG TGTTGGTGAGTTTTTCCAACGTCATTTTGGTAAAGAG GTTGTTGATTATCTTATTGACCCTTTTGTTGCGGGCACTAGTGCTGGAGATCCTGAATCTCTTTCT GTATGCCATTCTTTTCCAGAGCTATGGAATCTGGAGAAACG ATTTGGATCTATTATAGCTGGGGTAGTTCAGGCAAAATTATCTACCAAAAGAGGGAAGAGCCAAGAAACCAAAGGATCATTGGTAAAGAAGAAGCAGCAGCGTGGttcattctctttttttggTGGAATGCAG ACGCTAACTGATACATTGTGCAAAGCACTTGCGAAGGATGAGCTTAGATTAGAATCAAAGGTCTTCTCTTTGTCTTACAATCCTGATTCTAAGTCAGCAGTAGAGAATTGGTCACTTTCTTATGCTTTTAAGGGCGCCAAGCATTTGCAAAACTCATCTTATGATGCTATTGTCATGACG GCACCATTGTGCAATGTTAAAGAAATGAAGATCACAAAAAACAGAAATATCTTTTCACTGAATTTTCTTCCTGAG GTGAGTTATATGCCGCTATCAGTTGTTATTACCACTTTTAAGAAGGATAATGTCAAGAGCCCCCTTGAAGGCTTTGGAGTTCTTGTTCCTTCTAAGGAGCAACAGAATGGTCTAAAAACCCTTG GTACACTCTTTTCCTCTATGATGTTTCCAGATCGTGCACCCAATGATCTGTATCTCTATACAACCTTTGTTGGAGGGAGTCGAAACAAGGAACTGGCAAAAGCTTCAACGTATAA cagggATGATCTGAAGCAGATTGTTACCTCCGACCTTAGGCAATTGCTAGGAGCAGAAGGCGAGCCCACATTTGTTAA TCATTTCTACTGGAGTAAAGCATTTCCATTATATGGGAGGAACTATGATGCAGTACTTGAAGCCATTGATACGATGGAAAAAGATCTTCCTGGATTCTTCTATGCAG GTAACCACAAAGGTGGACTATCGGTTGGCAAAGCAATAGCCTCTGGATGCAAAGCAGCTGATCTTGTAATATCCTATTTGGAATCTTCTTCAGATGACAAGATGCTGAAGGAAGGGCCATCAAATTAG
- the LOC8271770 gene encoding ankyrin repeat domain-containing protein 50 — MTVFYGKQVVPVDYEAEVSQRLLEASLAGDLRSALECIADEFVDVNFVGAVWLKCRKSEVVLRDESPSEVVFDYEEFKTDVTALFLAVHSGNVALIKKLLSVGADVNQKLFRGFATTAAVREGRLEILEILLKAGASQPACEEALLEASCHGQARLVELLMSSDLIRPHVAVHALVTACCRGFVDVVDTLAKCGVDVNTTDRLLLLSSKPSLHTNVDCPALVAAVVSRQVAVVHTLLKVGARMNVKVRLGAWSWDTNTGEEFRVGAGLAEPYAITWLAVEYFEITGAILCMLLQHFSPNTAHHGRTLLHHAILCGNAGAIKVLLSCGANVESPVKTQKTEFRPIHMAARLGLATVLQCLTDSGCDLNSRTDTGDTALMISAKYRQEECLQVLAMAGADFGLVNVAGQTVHSLATNMWSHSFQQAVLDVINSGKVPKSSNFAVFCPLIFVAQTGDTEALKVLIDLGEINLDYQDDNGFSAVMFAAIKGHVEAFRLLVYAGADVKLFNKAGETAITLSKLNQHHDLFEKVMLEFAIQKGNRNAGGFYALHCAARHGDMDAVKLLSSRGYDVNLPDADGYTPLMLAAKEGRGSTCKLLISCGANCEFKNPSGETALSLARKKYGGRKNDAEHVILDELARKLVLGGSYVQKHTKRGKGAPHRKEIVMVGDRGVLRWGKSRRRNVICREAEVGASPSFERNRRNRGDADIPGIFRVLTTKNKELHFVCNGGSEMAELWVRGIKLVTREAICV; from the exons ATGACGGTATTTTACGGCAAGCAGGTGGTTCCGGTGGACTACGAGGCCGAAGTGTCACAACGGCTTTTAGAAGCATCGCTCGCCGGAGATCTTAGATCGGCTCTTGAGTGCATCGCTGATGAGTTTGTTGACGTCAACTTTGTAGGCGCTGTTTGGTTAAAATGTAGAAAAAGTGAGGTGGTTTTGCGTGATGAATCGCCTAGTGAAGTTGTTTTCGACTATGAAGAATTTAAAACGGATGTGACAGCTTTGTTTCTCGCTGTTCATTCTGGAAATGTTGCTCTCATTAAGAAATTGCTG AGTGTTGGTGCGGACGTGAACCAGAAACTCTTCAGGGGCTTCGCGACAACAGCAGCAGTGAGGGAGGGCCGCCTTGAAATTTTggagattttattaaaagctGGAGCATCTCAGCCAGCTTGTGAGGAGGCTTTACTAGAGGCAAGCTGTCATGGGCAGGCAAGGCTAGTGGAACTACTTATGAGCTCTGATTTGATTAGGCCCCATGTTGCTGTTCATGCACTTGTCACGGCATGCTGCAGAGGATTTGTGGACGTGGTAGACACTCTAGCAAAG TGTGGTGTAGATGTAAATACAACTGATAGATTGCTGTTGCTGTCATCAAAGCCTTCTCTGCATACAAACGTGGACTGTCCTGCACTTGTTGCTGCTGTTGTCAGTAGGCAGGTGGCTGTTGTCCATACGCTGTTAAAG GTTGGTGCCAGGATGAATGTCAAAGTGAGACTAGGAGCGTGGTCATGGGACACAAATACTGGGGAAGAGTTTCGAGTGGGTGCAGGACTAGCTGAGCCCTATGCCATTACCTGGTTGGCAGTGGAGTACTTTGAAATTACTGGTGCTATATTGTGCATGCTCCTCCAACATTTCTCCCCCAACACTGCTCACCATGGAAGAACACTCCTCCACCATGCGATTCTATGTGGCAATGCTGGAGCCATTAAAGTGCTGTTGAGCTGTGGAGCCAATGTGGAGTCACCTGTCAAAACTCAGAAAACTGAGTTCCGGCCGATACATATGGCTGCCCGTTTAGGCTTAGCAACAGTCCTTCAATGTCTAACAGACTCGGGTTGTGATTTAAACTCTAGGACAGATACTGGTGACACAGCTTTGATGATCAGTGCAAAATACAGGCAAGAAGAATGTCTGCAAGTATTGGCCATGGCTGGAGCTGATTTTGGCCTAGTTAACGTTGCTGGTCAAACTGTGCATTCACTCGCTACAAACATGTGGTCACACAGTTTCCAGCAAGCAGTGCTTGATGTTATTAATTCTGGgaaggttcccaaatcaagCAATTTTGCTGTGTTTTGTCCTCTAATATTCGTAGCTCAAACTGGTGATACAGAGGCCTTAAAGGTGCTGATTGACTTGGGAGAGATCAATCTTGATTATCAGGATGATAATGGTTTCTCAGCAGTTATGTTTGCTGCTATAAAGGGTCATGTTGAAGCATTCCGGTTGCTGGTTTATGCTGGGGCTGATGTAAAGCTATTTAATAAAGCTGGTGAAACTGCAATCACCTTATCTAAACTGAATCAACATCACGATCTATTTGAGAAAGTGATGCTTGAATTCGCAATTCAAAAAGGCAATCGCAATGCAGGAGGGTTCTACGCATTACATTGTGCGGCTCGTCATGGAGACATGGATGCAGTCAAATTATTGTCAAGCAGAGGTTATGATGTGAATCTCCCTGATGCGGATGGTTATACTCCTCTCATGTTAGCAGCAAAGGAAGGCCGTGGGTCTACATGCAAACTCTTGATTTCATGTGGGGCAAATTGCGAATTTAAGAATCCTAGTGGTGAAACAGCACTTTCTCTTGCAAGAAAGAAGTATGGTGGCAGGAAAAATGATGCAGAACATGTGATACTAGATGAGCTTGCTCGCAAACTGGTTTTAGGAGGTTCCTATGTACAGAAGCACACAAAGAGGGGGAAAGGAGCACCACATAGAAAAGAGATAGTAATGGTTGGAGATCGAGGAGTGCTTCGATGGGGGAAGTCCAGACGCAGGAATGTCATTTGCCGGGAGGCAGAGGTAGGAGCAAGCCCATCCTTTGAGAGGAATAGACGGAATAGGGGTGATGCAGATATACCTGGAATTTTCCGGGTATTGACTACCAAGAACAAAGAATTGCATTTTGTATGCAATGGTGGGTCTGAAATGGCTGAGCTCTGGGTCAGAGGAATAAAACTTGTGACTAGGGAAGCTATTTGCGTGTAA
- the LOC8271769 gene encoding protoporphyrinogen oxidase 2, chloroplastic/mitochondrial isoform X2 yields MSSVIKEDRNPSHVKRVAVVGAGVSGLAAAYKLKSHGLKVTVFEAEERAGGKLRSVNHDGLIWDEGANTMTESEMEVKSLIGNLGIREKQQFPISQNKRYIVRNGKPILIPTNPIALITSNILSAQSKFQIILEPFLWKKRESSETHNAYTEESVGEFFQRHFGKEVVDYLIDPFVAGTSAGDPESLSVCHSFPELWNLEKRFGSIIAGVVQAKLSTKRGKSQETKGSLVKKKQQRGSFSFFGGMQTLTDTLCKALAKDELRLESKVFSLSYNPDSKSAVENWSLSYAFKGAKHLQNSSYDAIVMTAPLCNVKEMKITKNRNIFSLNFLPEVSYMPLSVVITTFKKDNVKSPLEGFGVLVPSKEQQNGLKTLGTLFSSMMFPDRAPNDLYLYTTFVGGSRNKELAKASTDDLKQIVTSDLRQLLGAEGEPTFVNHFYWSKAFPLYGRNYDAVLEAIDTMEKDLPGFFYAGNHKGGLSVGKAIASGCKAADLVISYLESSSDDKMLKEGPSN; encoded by the exons ATGTCTTCAGTTATCAAAGAAGACAGAAACCCAA GTCATGTTAAAAGAGTAGCTGTTGTAGGTGCTGGGGTTAG TGGGCTTGCTGCAGCTTACAAACTGAAATCACATGGCTTGAAAGTTACAGTATTTGAAGCTGAAGAAAGAGCTGGAGGGAAGCTGAGAAGCGTTAACCATGATGGTTTAATTTGGGATGAAGGTGCAAATACCATG ACTGAGAGTGAAATGGAGGTCAAAAGTTTAATTGGCAATCTTGGGATTCGTGAAAAGCAACAATTT CCGATTTCACAGAACAAAAGGTATATTGTAAGAAATGGGAAGCCAATATTA ATACCCACAAATCCCATCGCACTGATCACCAGCAACATTCTCTCTGCACAGTCAAAG TTTCAAATCATTCTGGAGCCATTTTTGTGGAAGAAACGTGAATCTTCAGAAACGCACAATGCTTATACTGAGGAAAG TGTTGGTGAGTTTTTCCAACGTCATTTTGGTAAAGAG GTTGTTGATTATCTTATTGACCCTTTTGTTGCGGGCACTAGTGCTGGAGATCCTGAATCTCTTTCT GTATGCCATTCTTTTCCAGAGCTATGGAATCTGGAGAAACG ATTTGGATCTATTATAGCTGGGGTAGTTCAGGCAAAATTATCTACCAAAAGAGGGAAGAGCCAAGAAACCAAAGGATCATTGGTAAAGAAGAAGCAGCAGCGTGGttcattctctttttttggTGGAATGCAG ACGCTAACTGATACATTGTGCAAAGCACTTGCGAAGGATGAGCTTAGATTAGAATCAAAGGTCTTCTCTTTGTCTTACAATCCTGATTCTAAGTCAGCAGTAGAGAATTGGTCACTTTCTTATGCTTTTAAGGGCGCCAAGCATTTGCAAAACTCATCTTATGATGCTATTGTCATGACG GCACCATTGTGCAATGTTAAAGAAATGAAGATCACAAAAAACAGAAATATCTTTTCACTGAATTTTCTTCCTGAG GTGAGTTATATGCCGCTATCAGTTGTTATTACCACTTTTAAGAAGGATAATGTCAAGAGCCCCCTTGAAGGCTTTGGAGTTCTTGTTCCTTCTAAGGAGCAACAGAATGGTCTAAAAACCCTTG GTACACTCTTTTCCTCTATGATGTTTCCAGATCGTGCACCCAATGATCTGTATCTCTATACAACCTTTGTTGGAGGGAGTCGAAACAAGGAACTGGCAAAAGCTTCAAC ggATGATCTGAAGCAGATTGTTACCTCCGACCTTAGGCAATTGCTAGGAGCAGAAGGCGAGCCCACATTTGTTAA TCATTTCTACTGGAGTAAAGCATTTCCATTATATGGGAGGAACTATGATGCAGTACTTGAAGCCATTGATACGATGGAAAAAGATCTTCCTGGATTCTTCTATGCAG GTAACCACAAAGGTGGACTATCGGTTGGCAAAGCAATAGCCTCTGGATGCAAAGCAGCTGATCTTGTAATATCCTATTTGGAATCTTCTTCAGATGACAAGATGCTGAAGGAAGGGCCATCAAATTAG
- the LOC8271769 gene encoding protoporphyrinogen oxidase, mitochondrial isoform X4: MSSVIKEDRNPSHVKRVAVVGAGVSGLAAAYKLKSHGLKVTVFEAEERAGGKLRSVNHDGLIWDEGANTMTESEMEVKSLIGNLGIREKQQFPISQNKRYIVRNGKPILIPTNPIALITSNILSAQSKFQIILEPFLWKKRESSETHNAYTEESVGEFFQRHFGKEVVDYLIDPFVAGTSAGDPESLSVCHSFPELWNLEKRFGSIIAGVVQAKLSTKRGKSQETKGSLVKKKQQRGSFSFFGGMQTLTDTLCKALAKDELRLESKAPLCNVKEMKITKNRNIFSLNFLPEVSYMPLSVVITTFKKDNVKSPLEGFGVLVPSKEQQNGLKTLGTLFSSMMFPDRAPNDLYLYTTFVGGSRNKELAKASTYNRDDLKQIVTSDLRQLLGAEGEPTFVNHFYWSKAFPLYGRNYDAVLEAIDTMEKDLPGFFYAGNHKGGLSVGKAIASGCKAADLVISYLESSSDDKMLKEGPSN, translated from the exons ATGTCTTCAGTTATCAAAGAAGACAGAAACCCAA GTCATGTTAAAAGAGTAGCTGTTGTAGGTGCTGGGGTTAG TGGGCTTGCTGCAGCTTACAAACTGAAATCACATGGCTTGAAAGTTACAGTATTTGAAGCTGAAGAAAGAGCTGGAGGGAAGCTGAGAAGCGTTAACCATGATGGTTTAATTTGGGATGAAGGTGCAAATACCATG ACTGAGAGTGAAATGGAGGTCAAAAGTTTAATTGGCAATCTTGGGATTCGTGAAAAGCAACAATTT CCGATTTCACAGAACAAAAGGTATATTGTAAGAAATGGGAAGCCAATATTA ATACCCACAAATCCCATCGCACTGATCACCAGCAACATTCTCTCTGCACAGTCAAAG TTTCAAATCATTCTGGAGCCATTTTTGTGGAAGAAACGTGAATCTTCAGAAACGCACAATGCTTATACTGAGGAAAG TGTTGGTGAGTTTTTCCAACGTCATTTTGGTAAAGAG GTTGTTGATTATCTTATTGACCCTTTTGTTGCGGGCACTAGTGCTGGAGATCCTGAATCTCTTTCT GTATGCCATTCTTTTCCAGAGCTATGGAATCTGGAGAAACG ATTTGGATCTATTATAGCTGGGGTAGTTCAGGCAAAATTATCTACCAAAAGAGGGAAGAGCCAAGAAACCAAAGGATCATTGGTAAAGAAGAAGCAGCAGCGTGGttcattctctttttttggTGGAATGCAG ACGCTAACTGATACATTGTGCAAAGCACTTGCGAAGGATGAGCTTAGATTAGAATCAAAG GCACCATTGTGCAATGTTAAAGAAATGAAGATCACAAAAAACAGAAATATCTTTTCACTGAATTTTCTTCCTGAG GTGAGTTATATGCCGCTATCAGTTGTTATTACCACTTTTAAGAAGGATAATGTCAAGAGCCCCCTTGAAGGCTTTGGAGTTCTTGTTCCTTCTAAGGAGCAACAGAATGGTCTAAAAACCCTTG GTACACTCTTTTCCTCTATGATGTTTCCAGATCGTGCACCCAATGATCTGTATCTCTATACAACCTTTGTTGGAGGGAGTCGAAACAAGGAACTGGCAAAAGCTTCAACGTATAA cagggATGATCTGAAGCAGATTGTTACCTCCGACCTTAGGCAATTGCTAGGAGCAGAAGGCGAGCCCACATTTGTTAA TCATTTCTACTGGAGTAAAGCATTTCCATTATATGGGAGGAACTATGATGCAGTACTTGAAGCCATTGATACGATGGAAAAAGATCTTCCTGGATTCTTCTATGCAG GTAACCACAAAGGTGGACTATCGGTTGGCAAAGCAATAGCCTCTGGATGCAAAGCAGCTGATCTTGTAATATCCTATTTGGAATCTTCTTCAGATGACAAGATGCTGAAGGAAGGGCCATCAAATTAG